A region from the Mesorhizobium sp. J8 genome encodes:
- a CDS encoding BolA/IbaG family iron-sulfur metabolism protein, producing the protein MAMDAHDIEKLIKESIPDAKVTIRDLAGDGDHYAAEVVAESFRGKSRVQQHQMVYDALKGNMGGVLHALALQTSVPD; encoded by the coding sequence ATGGCAATGGATGCCCACGACATCGAAAAACTGATCAAGGAAAGCATTCCGGACGCCAAGGTGACGATCCGTGATCTCGCCGGCGACGGCGACCATTATGCGGCCGAAGTGGTGGCCGAGAGTTTCCGGGGCAAAAGCCGCGTCCAGCAGCACCAGATGGTCTATGACGCGCTGAAGGGCAATATGGGCGGCGTGCTGCACGCGCTGGCGCTGCAGACCAGCGTCCCCGACTGA
- the purC gene encoding phosphoribosylaminoimidazolesuccinocarboxamide synthase — protein MKNRRRIYEGKAKILYEGPEPGTLIQFFKDDATAFNKKKHEVVDGKGVLNNRISEHIFNHLNRMGIPTHFIRRLNMREQLIKEVEIIPLEVVVRNVAAGSLSKRLGIEEGTVLPRSIIEFYYKADALDDPMVSEEHITAFGWASPQEIDDIMALAIRVNDFLSGLFLGVGIQLVDFKIECGRLFEGDMMRIVVADEISPDSCRLWDVATQDKLDKDRFRRDMGGLVEAYQEVARRLGIINENEPPRPTGPVLVASSEAPKGLKH, from the coding sequence ATGAAAAATCGCCGCCGCATTTATGAAGGCAAGGCCAAGATCCTCTATGAAGGACCTGAGCCGGGGACGCTGATCCAGTTTTTCAAGGATGATGCCACCGCCTTCAACAAAAAGAAGCACGAGGTGGTCGATGGCAAGGGCGTGCTTAACAACCGCATTTCCGAGCACATCTTCAATCACTTGAACCGCATGGGCATCCCGACCCATTTCATCCGCCGGCTCAACATGCGCGAGCAGTTGATCAAGGAAGTCGAGATCATTCCGCTCGAGGTCGTGGTGCGCAACGTCGCCGCCGGCTCGCTGTCCAAGCGCCTCGGCATCGAGGAAGGCACCGTGCTGCCGCGCTCGATCATCGAATTCTATTACAAGGCCGATGCGCTCGACGACCCGATGGTGTCGGAAGAGCACATCACCGCCTTCGGCTGGGCCAGTCCGCAGGAAATCGACGACATCATGGCGCTGGCCATCCGCGTCAACGACTTCCTGTCCGGCCTGTTCCTCGGCGTCGGCATCCAGCTCGTCGACTTCAAGATCGAATGCGGCCGCCTGTTCGAGGGCGACATGATGCGCATCGTCGTCGCCGACGAGATCTCGCCGGATTCCTGCCGGCTGTGGGACGTCGCTACCCAGGACAAGCTCGACAAAGACCGTTTCCGCCGCGACATGGGCGGCCTGGTCGAGGCTTATCAGGAGGTCGCCCGCCGTCTCGGCATCATCAACGAGAACGAGCCGCCGCGCCCGACAGGTCCGGTCCTCGTCGCCTCTTCCGAGGCGCCCAAGGGCCTGAAGCACTAA
- the grxD gene encoding Grx4 family monothiol glutaredoxin: protein MTGISDYIDNEVKSNDVVLFMKGTPGFPQCGFSGQVVQILDYIGADYKGVNVLDSAELRQGIKDYSNWPTIPQLYVKGEFVGGCDIVREMFQAGELQDFLVEKGVSVKGAA from the coding sequence ATGACCGGCATCAGCGACTACATCGACAATGAAGTGAAGAGCAACGACGTCGTGCTCTTCATGAAGGGCACGCCCGGCTTCCCGCAATGCGGGTTTTCCGGCCAGGTGGTGCAGATCCTCGACTACATCGGGGCCGACTACAAAGGCGTCAACGTGCTCGACTCGGCCGAATTGCGCCAGGGCATCAAGGATTATTCGAACTGGCCGACCATCCCGCAGCTCTATGTGAAGGGTGAATTCGTCGGCGGTTGCGACATCGTGCGCGAGATGTTCCAGGCCGGCGAGTTGCAGGATTTCCTCGTCGAAAAGGGCGTCAGCGTCAAAGGCGCCGCCTGA
- a CDS encoding Pr6Pr family membrane protein, with the protein MGRFLQIAGLVIGLIALVLQFAITIPASMAAGRSFLGSIVFYFSFFTILTNIAASMVHASLLSPTGYAWFPAFAGPRVRTGVAVAITLVFIIYATVLAGLWQPQGLFLLCDILLHYVTPFVFVIWWLVAGADGTTRWRDISWWMIYPLAYLAYALIRAPFAGEVPYPFLDVAKNGAASVAVSASGVTVLFIGLSVLAVLIDHGIGRLRAKPATRVQSSRP; encoded by the coding sequence ATGGGCCGGTTCCTGCAGATCGCGGGACTGGTCATCGGGCTGATTGCGCTTGTCCTGCAATTCGCCATCACCATACCGGCATCGATGGCGGCGGGACGCAGCTTCCTCGGCTCGATCGTCTTCTATTTCAGCTTCTTCACCATTCTCACCAACATCGCGGCATCGATGGTGCATGCTTCGCTGCTATCGCCCACCGGCTACGCCTGGTTCCCAGCCTTCGCCGGGCCACGGGTGCGGACTGGCGTCGCGGTCGCCATCACGCTGGTCTTCATCATCTATGCGACCGTGCTGGCGGGCCTGTGGCAACCGCAGGGCCTGTTCCTGCTTTGCGACATCCTGCTCCACTACGTCACGCCGTTTGTCTTCGTCATATGGTGGCTCGTCGCGGGTGCCGACGGCACGACGCGCTGGCGCGATATCTCCTGGTGGATGATCTATCCGCTGGCCTACCTTGCCTACGCGCTGATCCGCGCGCCCTTCGCCGGCGAAGTGCCCTACCCGTTCCTTGATGTTGCCAAGAACGGCGCGGCCAGCGTCGCCGTTTCGGCCTCGGGCGTCACGGTGCTATTCATCGGATTGAGCGTGCTTGCCGTGCTGATTGATCACGGCATCGGCCGGTTGCGGGCAAAACCCGCAACCCGCGTCCAGTCGAGCCGCCCATAG
- the ttcA gene encoding tRNA 2-thiocytidine(32) synthetase TtcA codes for MNMLPDVKSLEPVGDETDGGFHPLFRDVPSSVEFNKLRKRLLRLTRQAIEDFAMVKPGERWLVALSGGKDSYGLLALLLDLKWRGLLPVDLLACNLDQGQPNFPKHILPDYLNANGIAHRIEYQDTYSVVTDKLPEGSTYCSLCSRLRRGHLYRIAREEGCSSLVLGHHREDILETFFMNLFHGGRLAAMPPKLLNDEGDVMVLRPLAYCAEADLEKFANAMKFPIIPCDLCGSQEGLQRNAMKAMLDDIEKRMPGRKDTMIRAMTNVRPSHLLDRKLFDFAGLATNLGQDISDDI; via the coding sequence ATGAATATGCTGCCAGACGTCAAATCCCTCGAGCCGGTCGGCGACGAAACCGACGGCGGTTTCCATCCGCTGTTCCGCGACGTGCCGTCCTCGGTCGAGTTCAACAAGCTGCGCAAGCGGCTGTTGAGGCTCACCCGCCAGGCGATCGAGGATTTCGCCATGGTGAAGCCCGGCGAGCGCTGGCTGGTGGCGCTCTCGGGCGGCAAGGATTCCTACGGCCTGCTTGCCTTGCTGCTCGACCTCAAATGGCGCGGCCTGCTCCCCGTGGATCTGCTCGCCTGCAATCTCGACCAGGGCCAGCCGAACTTTCCAAAACATATCCTGCCTGACTATCTCAACGCCAACGGCATCGCGCACCGCATCGAATACCAGGATACCTATTCGGTGGTGACCGACAAATTGCCGGAGGGCAGCACCTATTGCTCGCTCTGCTCGCGGCTGCGGCGTGGCCATCTCTACCGGATCGCGCGCGAGGAAGGGTGCTCGTCGCTGGTGCTCGGCCACCACCGCGAGGACATACTCGAAACCTTCTTCATGAACCTGTTCCATGGCGGTCGCCTCGCCGCCATGCCGCCCAAGCTCCTCAATGACGAAGGCGACGTCATGGTGCTGCGGCCGCTTGCCTATTGCGCCGAGGCCGATCTCGAGAAATTCGCCAACGCGATGAAATTCCCGATCATCCCCTGCGACCTCTGCGGCAGCCAGGAAGGGCTGCAGCGCAACGCCATGAAGGCGATGCTCGACGACATCGAGAAGCGCATGCCGGGCCGTAAGGACACGATGATCCGCGCCATGACCAATGTGCGCCCCTCGCATCTTCTGGATCGGAAGCTGTTCGATTTCGCGGGGCTCGCCACGAACCTGGGACAAGACATTTCCGATGACATTTGA
- the purS gene encoding phosphoribosylformylglycinamidine synthase subunit PurS: protein MKARITVTLKNGVLDPQGKAIEHALSGLGFDGVGQVRQGKVFDIELTGTDKAKAEADLKAMCDKLLANTVIENYAVEIA from the coding sequence ATGAAAGCCCGTATCACCGTCACCCTCAAGAACGGCGTCCTCGACCCGCAGGGCAAGGCGATCGAGCACGCGCTCTCCGGGCTGGGCTTCGACGGCGTCGGTCAGGTGCGCCAGGGCAAGGTGTTCGACATCGAGCTTACTGGAACCGACAAGGCCAAGGCCGAAGCCGACCTCAAGGCCATGTGCGACAAGCTTCTGGCGAACACGGTGATTGAAAATTACGCGGTGGAGATCGCCTGA
- a CDS encoding DUF1127 domain-containing protein — protein sequence MGTIETIRYAGPAFGAQTDPRSRRGFVGRLVFVLRSAAKQIDRMLERRRGRLALLEMTDEQLKDIGISRCDAHREGIRAFWE from the coding sequence ATGGGTACAATAGAGACAATTCGCTACGCCGGTCCGGCATTTGGCGCCCAGACCGATCCACGGAGCCGTCGGGGCTTCGTCGGTCGCCTTGTATTCGTGCTCCGTTCCGCCGCCAAACAAATCGATCGCATGCTTGAGCGCCGGCGCGGCCGCCTCGCTCTGCTTGAGATGACGGACGAGCAGCTCAAGGATATCGGCATCTCGCGCTGCGATGCCCATCGCGAAGGCATCAGGGCATTCTGGGAGTGA
- the purQ gene encoding phosphoribosylformylglycinamidine synthase subunit PurQ has protein sequence MKSAVVLLPGLNRDRDMIAALTKISGQAPATVWQTDTEIPDVDLIAIPGGFSFGDYLRCGAIAARMPVMRAVAEKAAKGVPVIGVCNGFQILVEAGLLPGALMRNASLKFVCREVKLEIANANTMFTRHYKPGQIIRSPVAHHDGNYFADAETLARLEGEGQVVFRYAEGTNPNGSINDIAGIVNDKGNVLGLMPHPENLIEAAHGGNDGRALFESALGVAA, from the coding sequence ATGAAATCAGCCGTCGTCCTCCTGCCTGGCCTCAACCGTGACCGCGACATGATCGCGGCGCTGACCAAGATTTCCGGCCAGGCGCCGGCGACCGTGTGGCAGACCGACACGGAAATCCCCGATGTCGACCTGATCGCCATCCCCGGCGGCTTCTCCTTTGGCGACTATCTGCGCTGCGGCGCGATCGCAGCGCGCATGCCGGTGATGCGGGCGGTCGCCGAAAAAGCCGCCAAGGGCGTGCCCGTCATCGGCGTCTGCAACGGTTTTCAAATCTTGGTCGAGGCGGGACTTCTGCCCGGCGCCCTGATGCGCAATGCCTCGCTGAAATTCGTCTGCCGGGAGGTGAAGCTCGAGATCGCCAACGCCAACACCATGTTCACCCGGCACTACAAGCCGGGGCAGATCATCCGCTCGCCCGTGGCGCATCACGACGGCAACTACTTCGCCGATGCCGAGACGCTGGCGCGGCTCGAAGGCGAAGGCCAGGTGGTGTTCCGCTACGCCGAGGGCACCAATCCCAATGGCTCGATCAACGACATCGCCGGTATCGTCAACGACAAGGGCAATGTGCTCGGCCTGATGCCGCATCCGGAAAACCTGATCGAGGCGGCGCATGGCGGCAATGATGGGCGGGCGCTGTTCGAGAGCGCGCTCGGCGTCGCGGCTTGA
- the rpsD gene encoding 30S ribosomal protein S4, with protein MSKRESAKYKIDRRLGENIWGRPKSPVNKREYGPGQHGQRRKGKLSDFGLQLRAKQKLKGHYGDVSEKQFRKVYEEANRRKGDTSENLIGLLESRLDAIVYRAKFVPTIFAARQFVNHGHVNVNGKRTNIGSYRCKPGDVIEVREKSKQLVIVLESVALAERDVPDYIEADHNKMTATFARVPGLSDVPFAVQMEPNLVVEFYSR; from the coding sequence ATGAGCAAGCGCGAATCCGCGAAATACAAGATCGACCGCCGTCTCGGCGAAAACATCTGGGGCCGCCCGAAATCCCCGGTCAACAAGCGTGAATACGGCCCGGGCCAGCACGGCCAGCGCCGCAAGGGCAAGCTTTCCGACTTCGGCCTGCAGCTGCGCGCCAAGCAGAAGCTGAAGGGTCACTATGGCGACGTTTCGGAAAAGCAGTTCCGCAAGGTCTATGAAGAGGCCAACCGCCGCAAGGGCGACACCTCCGAGAATCTGATCGGCCTGCTGGAATCGCGTCTCGACGCGATCGTCTATCGCGCCAAGTTCGTGCCGACCATCTTCGCCGCCCGTCAGTTCGTCAACCACGGCCACGTCAACGTCAACGGCAAGCGCACCAACATCGGTTCGTATCGCTGCAAGCCCGGCGACGTGATCGAGGTGCGCGAGAAGTCGAAGCAGCTCGTCATCGTGCTGGAGTCGGTTGCTCTCGCCGAGCGCGACGTGCCGGACTATATCGAAGCCGACCACAACAAGATGACAGCGACCTTCGCGCGCGTCCCGGGCCTGTCGGACGTTCCGTTTGCCGTGCAGATGGAACCGAACCTGGTCGTCGAATTCTACTCGCGCTGA
- the purL gene encoding phosphoribosylformylglycinamidine synthase subunit PurL: protein MTISNSVPITPELVAAHGLKPDEYQRILDLVGREPSFTELGIFSAMWNEHCSYKSSKKWLRTLPTSGPQVIQGPGENAGVVDIGDGDCVVFKMESHNHPSYIEPYQGAATGVGGILRDVFTMGARPVAAMNALRFGAPDHPKTRHLVAGVVSGVGGYGNSFGVPTVGGEVNFDARYNGNILVNAFAAGLAKTNAIFLSQAKGVGLPVVYLGAKTGRDGVGGATMASAEFDDKIEEKRPTVQVGDPFTEKCLLEACLELMASGAVIAIQDMGAAGLTCSAVEMGAKGDLGIELDLDKVPVREERMSAYEMMLSESQERMLMVLRPEKEEEAEAIFRKWGLDFAIVGKTTDDLRFRVLHQGDEVANLPIKELGDQAPEYDRPWVETRKPAPLAANDAPKADVADALLKMLGGPDLSSRRWVWEQYDTLIQGNSLQLPGGDAGVVRVEGHPTKALAFSSDVTPRYCEADPYEGGKQAVAECWRNLTATGALPLAATDNLNFGNPERPEIMGQFVGAIKGIGDACRALGFPIVSGNVSLYNETNGRGILPTPTIGGVGLIADWSKMARIGFAAEGQMIVLVGAPPTWGSHLGQSVYLRDIHGRADGPPPPVDLAHEKRVGDHVRSLIASGAVTAAHDVSDGGLAVALAEMAMASGIGATIPGLTGTDPIPVWFGEDQGRYLLTLSIDPQSGEWDRIREEQGKLGIFAPWIGTTGGRELKLGDARPIPVTELKAAHEGWFPRFMDQAS from the coding sequence ATGACCATTTCCAATTCCGTGCCGATCACCCCCGAGCTCGTCGCAGCGCATGGGCTGAAGCCCGACGAATACCAGCGCATCCTCGATCTGGTCGGCCGCGAGCCAAGCTTCACCGAGCTCGGCATCTTCTCGGCGATGTGGAACGAGCACTGCTCCTACAAGTCCTCCAAGAAATGGCTGCGCACGCTGCCGACCAGCGGCCCGCAGGTCATCCAGGGTCCAGGCGAGAATGCCGGCGTGGTCGACATCGGCGACGGCGACTGCGTCGTTTTCAAGATGGAGAGCCACAACCATCCCTCCTACATCGAGCCCTATCAGGGCGCGGCGACCGGCGTCGGCGGCATTTTGCGCGACGTCTTCACCATGGGCGCGCGGCCGGTCGCGGCGATGAACGCGCTGCGCTTCGGCGCGCCGGATCATCCCAAGACCCGGCATCTGGTCGCCGGCGTGGTTTCCGGCGTCGGCGGCTACGGCAATTCCTTCGGCGTGCCGACGGTGGGCGGCGAGGTCAATTTCGACGCCCGCTATAACGGCAACATCCTGGTCAACGCCTTCGCGGCGGGCCTCGCCAAGACCAACGCCATCTTCCTGTCGCAGGCCAAGGGCGTCGGCCTGCCGGTCGTCTATCTCGGTGCCAAGACCGGACGCGACGGCGTCGGCGGCGCCACCATGGCGTCGGCCGAATTCGACGACAAGATCGAGGAGAAACGCCCGACCGTGCAGGTCGGCGATCCCTTCACCGAAAAATGCCTGCTGGAAGCCTGCCTCGAGCTGATGGCCTCGGGCGCCGTCATCGCCATCCAGGACATGGGTGCGGCCGGGCTCACCTGCTCGGCCGTCGAGATGGGCGCCAAGGGCGATCTCGGCATCGAGCTCGATCTCGACAAGGTGCCGGTGCGCGAGGAGCGCATGAGCGCCTATGAGATGATGCTGTCGGAAAGCCAGGAGCGCATGTTGATGGTGCTGCGCCCCGAGAAGGAAGAGGAAGCCGAAGCGATCTTCCGCAAATGGGGGCTCGACTTCGCCATCGTCGGCAAGACCACGGATGACCTACGTTTTCGCGTGCTGCATCAGGGTGACGAGGTCGCCAATTTGCCGATCAAGGAGCTCGGCGATCAGGCGCCCGAATATGACCGCCCCTGGGTCGAGACCAGGAAGCCGGCGCCGCTTGCCGCAAACGATGCGCCGAAGGCCGATGTCGCAGACGCGCTGCTGAAAATGCTCGGCGGGCCGGATCTCTCCTCGCGCCGCTGGGTGTGGGAGCAGTACGACACGCTGATCCAGGGCAATTCGCTGCAGCTTCCCGGCGGCGATGCCGGCGTGGTGCGCGTCGAAGGCCATCCGACCAAGGCGCTGGCTTTCTCCTCCGATGTCACGCCGCGCTACTGCGAGGCCGACCCTTACGAGGGCGGCAAGCAGGCGGTCGCCGAATGCTGGCGCAACCTGACCGCGACCGGCGCCCTGCCGCTCGCCGCCACCGACAACCTCAATTTCGGCAATCCGGAGCGGCCCGAAATCATGGGCCAGTTCGTCGGCGCCATCAAAGGCATCGGCGATGCCTGCCGCGCGCTGGGCTTCCCGATCGTCTCCGGCAATGTCTCGCTCTACAACGAAACCAACGGCCGCGGCATCCTGCCGACGCCGACCATCGGCGGCGTCGGGCTGATTGCCGACTGGTCGAAGATGGCGCGAATCGGCTTTGCCGCCGAGGGCCAGATGATCGTGCTGGTCGGCGCGCCGCCGACATGGGGCAGCCATCTCGGCCAGTCCGTCTACCTGCGCGACATCCATGGCCGCGCCGACGGTCCGCCGCCGCCGGTCGATCTCGCACACGAAAAGCGCGTCGGCGACCATGTGCGCTCGCTGATCGCGTCCGGCGCCGTCACCGCCGCACATGACGTCTCGGACGGTGGCCTGGCGGTAGCGCTGGCCGAAATGGCGATGGCCTCCGGCATCGGCGCCACCATCCCTGGCCTCACCGGCACCGATCCGATCCCGGTCTGGTTCGGCGAGGACCAGGGCCGCTACCTGCTGACGCTGTCGATCGATCCGCAGAGCGGTGAATGGGACAGGATCCGCGAGGAACAGGGCAAGCTCGGCATCTTCGCGCCCTGGATCGGCACCACCGGCGGTCGTGAATTGAAGCTGGGTGACGCACGGCCGATCCCGGTCACCGAGCTGAAGGCTGCCCATGAAGGCTGGTTCCCGCGCTTCATGGATCAGGCCAGTTGA
- a CDS encoding PLP-dependent aminotransferase family protein, producing MTNWLPDLSSGSGPLYQRLADSIESDIDKGVIDAGAKLPPQRDLAYDIGTTVGTIGRAYQLLRERGLVSGEVGRGTYVLGQRSETPKSDVEPGLQGTRPIDAPSGKLRFDSTAAPDVGQGAVIADILARTAQEHPHEISSYTRDFPERWYEAGSRWLARNSFRPSLDSIVPTLGTHAAVMAAIAALTMPGDYVVFEHLTYSQIARSAGLIGRRTALVSADEGGIDPDDFERVCAQKHPKVMFVMPTAKNPTLVTLSAERRQAIARIAREYNVALIEDDLYGELTDDPTPLLAEYAPERTIVAGGLSKSVAAGVRGGWLSCPPAYRHRIRVAHKMMTGGLPFLLAEVGTRLVMSGQADEIRKRCIAEIQARLAIVRDVLAGFDIKVRDNVPFVWLTLPDPWLSGTFKNACLAQGVLIDDEDEFKAGRSEQVFHGVRFGVSQPRQSKDVAGGVAVIRRLLDEGRAGYDSFS from the coding sequence ATGACAAATTGGCTCCCTGATCTCTCCTCTGGCTCCGGTCCGCTTTATCAGCGTCTTGCTGACAGCATTGAGTCAGATATCGACAAGGGCGTCATCGATGCTGGTGCGAAACTGCCGCCGCAGCGCGACCTCGCCTATGACATCGGCACGACCGTCGGCACCATCGGCAGGGCCTATCAGTTGCTGCGCGAACGCGGTCTGGTGAGCGGCGAGGTCGGTCGCGGCACCTATGTGCTTGGCCAGCGTTCGGAGACCCCGAAATCCGACGTCGAACCTGGCCTGCAAGGCACGCGCCCTATCGACGCGCCGAGCGGCAAGCTGCGCTTCGACAGCACCGCCGCGCCCGATGTCGGCCAGGGCGCGGTGATTGCCGACATCCTTGCGCGTACCGCGCAGGAGCACCCGCACGAAATTTCGAGCTACACACGCGATTTTCCCGAACGCTGGTACGAGGCGGGCAGCCGCTGGCTTGCGCGCAATTCCTTCCGACCATCGCTCGATTCGATCGTGCCTACGCTGGGGACTCATGCCGCGGTCATGGCGGCGATCGCGGCGCTGACCATGCCCGGCGACTACGTGGTCTTCGAGCACCTCACCTATTCGCAGATCGCACGCAGCGCCGGGCTCATCGGCCGTCGCACGGCGCTGGTTTCGGCTGACGAGGGCGGTATCGACCCGGATGATTTCGAGCGCGTCTGCGCGCAGAAACATCCGAAGGTGATGTTCGTGATGCCGACCGCGAAGAACCCGACCCTGGTGACGTTGTCGGCGGAACGGCGGCAGGCGATCGCGCGGATCGCGCGCGAATACAATGTCGCGCTGATCGAGGACGATCTTTACGGTGAGCTCACCGACGATCCGACGCCGCTGCTCGCCGAATACGCGCCCGAGCGCACGATCGTCGCCGGCGGCCTGTCGAAGTCGGTCGCGGCGGGCGTGCGCGGCGGCTGGCTTTCCTGCCCGCCGGCCTACCGCCACCGCATCCGTGTCGCGCATAAGATGATGACCGGCGGCCTGCCCTTCCTGCTGGCCGAGGTCGGCACACGGCTGGTGATGTCGGGGCAGGCGGACGAGATCCGCAAGCGCTGCATTGCCGAAATCCAGGCTCGCCTTGCCATCGTGCGCGACGTGCTGGCGGGCTTCGACATCAAGGTAAGGGACAACGTGCCCTTCGTCTGGCTGACCTTGCCGGACCCGTGGCTGTCCGGCACCTTCAAGAACGCCTGCCTGGCACAGGGCGTGCTCATCGACGACGAGGACGAATTCAAGGCCGGCCGCTCCGAGCAGGTCTTCCACGGCGTGCGCTTCGGCGTCTCGCAACCGCGGCAAAGCAAGGATGTCGCCGGCGGCGTCGCCGTCATCCGCCGCCTGCTCGACGAGGGCCGCGCCGGCTACGACAGTTTTTCCTGA
- a CDS encoding inositol monophosphatase family protein encodes MTFDENAIDWLADLLADAASVEIMPRFRRLGEGDVRQKTSAADLVTEADVNAERLITARLRERYPDAMVVGEEACSDNPALLSGLGDAALAFVIDPVDGTFNFASGVPLFGVMAGVVVNGETVAGIIHDPVGKDWLIAAKGAGSHIRHAHGALERVRVAEPVPMAQMTGAVSWQFLQEPERSRLARNQTKTLSQFAYRCAAHEYRLLASGHAHFVLYNKLMPWDHLAGALIHQEAGGHVARVDGSVYLPSHVDGGLLVAPDKQSWDELRRELWAE; translated from the coding sequence ATGACATTTGACGAGAATGCGATCGACTGGCTGGCCGACCTTCTTGCCGACGCGGCCAGCGTTGAAATCATGCCGCGCTTCCGGCGGCTGGGCGAGGGGGACGTGCGCCAGAAAACGTCCGCCGCCGACCTCGTAACCGAGGCGGACGTCAACGCCGAAAGGCTGATCACCGCCCGGCTGCGCGAACGCTATCCAGACGCCATGGTGGTCGGCGAGGAAGCCTGCTCCGACAATCCGGCCTTGCTGTCGGGCCTTGGCGATGCCGCGCTTGCCTTCGTCATCGATCCGGTCGACGGCACCTTCAACTTCGCGTCCGGCGTGCCGCTGTTCGGCGTCATGGCAGGCGTCGTCGTCAACGGCGAGACCGTCGCCGGCATCATCCACGATCCGGTCGGCAAGGACTGGCTGATTGCCGCCAAGGGCGCCGGCAGCCATATCCGCCACGCGCATGGGGCGCTGGAGAGGGTTCGCGTCGCGGAACCGGTGCCGATGGCGCAGATGACCGGCGCCGTTTCCTGGCAGTTTCTCCAAGAGCCTGAACGCTCGCGGCTTGCCCGCAATCAGACCAAGACGCTGTCGCAATTCGCCTATCGCTGCGCGGCGCACGAATACCGGCTGCTTGCGAGCGGCCACGCCCATTTCGTGCTCTACAACAAGCTGATGCCCTGGGATCATCTCGCCGGCGCGCTGATCCATCAGGAAGCCGGTGGCCACGTCGCGCGCGTCGACGGCAGCGTCTACCTGCCGTCGCATGTCGACGGCGGCTTGCTGGTCGCGCCGGACAAGCAAAGCTGGGACGAGTTGCGCCGCGAGCTCTGGGCGGAATAG
- a CDS encoding multidrug effflux MFS transporter has protein sequence MPRWEFIALCAALMALNSLAIDIMLPALQQIGASLGVESENHRQYVITAYMLGFGGGQLLFGPISDRFGRRAPLVFGLVVYVVAAAAAAIAPSFTLLLTWRLIQGIGAAATRVIAVSIVRDTFEGRRMAEVMSLIFMVFMAIPVIAPGIGQFVMLFASWHWIFVTMAIGALIVSTWALLRLPETLHSEYRRSLTVGSVLGGFRIVLTNRLTLCYAFASTFIFAAMFGFISSAQQIYIDIFHVGELFPLIFAGVAGVLAFSNYLNSRLVGQIGMRRLSQGALLIFLCISLAWLVVSLEMQMPLWLFVTFFAGAMLPFGGLGANFNALAMEPLGELAGTAASILGFMQTFLGALIGAAIGQAYNGTVTPLAAGFCSVSVAALLMILIAERGRMFQPHNPPVSGHVTDLH, from the coding sequence ATTCCGCGCTGGGAATTCATCGCGCTCTGTGCAGCGCTTATGGCGCTCAACTCCCTGGCCATCGACATCATGCTGCCGGCGCTGCAGCAGATCGGCGCCTCGCTCGGCGTCGAGAGCGAGAACCACCGCCAATATGTCATCACCGCCTATATGCTCGGCTTCGGCGGCGGACAGCTTTTGTTCGGCCCCATATCGGATCGGTTTGGCCGCCGCGCGCCGCTGGTCTTTGGCCTGGTCGTCTATGTCGTGGCCGCGGCGGCCGCCGCCATAGCGCCCAGTTTCACCCTGTTGCTGACCTGGCGTCTCATCCAGGGCATCGGCGCGGCCGCAACCCGCGTGATCGCCGTCTCGATCGTGCGCGACACGTTCGAAGGCCGGCGTATGGCAGAGGTTATGTCGCTGATCTTCATGGTGTTCATGGCCATCCCCGTCATCGCTCCCGGCATCGGCCAGTTCGTCATGCTATTCGCCAGTTGGCACTGGATTTTCGTGACCATGGCCATCGGCGCGCTGATCGTTTCGACCTGGGCTCTGCTGCGGCTGCCGGAGACGCTGCATTCCGAATATCGCCGCTCGCTCACGGTAGGGTCCGTGCTCGGCGGCTTCCGCATCGTGCTCACCAACCGGCTCACGCTTTGCTACGCCTTTGCCAGCACGTTCATCTTCGCCGCCATGTTCGGCTTCATCAGTTCGGCACAGCAGATCTATATCGACATCTTTCACGTGGGCGAATTGTTCCCGCTGATCTTTGCCGGCGTCGCCGGCGTGCTTGCCTTCTCCAACTATCTCAATTCGCGGCTGGTCGGACAAATCGGCATGCGCCGCCTGTCGCAAGGCGCGCTGCTCATCTTCCTGTGCATCAGCCTTGCCTGGCTGGTCGTCTCGCTGGAGATGCAGATGCCGCTGTGGCTCTTCGTCACCTTTTTTGCCGGCGCGATGCTACCGTTCGGCGGACTGGGCGCCAATTTCAACGCCCTCGCCATGGAGCCGCTCGGCGAGCTCGCCGGGACGGCCGCATCCATCCTTGGTTTCATGCAGACTTTTCTCGGCGCCCTGATCGGCGCGGCGATCGGCCAGGCCTATAACGGCACGGTGACGCCTCTGGCCGCGGGCTTCTGCAGCGTTTCGGTCGCGGCTTTGCTGATGATCCTGATCGCCGAGCGAGGCAGGATGTTCCAGCCTCACAATCCCCCTGTTTCCGGGCACGTCACCGATCTGCACTGA